From the Lathyrus oleraceus cultivar Zhongwan6 chromosome 4, CAAS_Psat_ZW6_1.0, whole genome shotgun sequence genome, one window contains:
- the LOC127075295 gene encoding uncharacterized protein LOC127075295, with amino-acid sequence MAPRLWTCFGNKGSRDGAEGSMAYDTTTEEPGRAGPVVVEMFSSQGCATSPAAELVLSRLGRGDFQLGMPVVLLAFHVDYWDYVGWKDPYGSSQWTVRQKAYVEALGLDTLLTPQVVVQGVAHCVGNDENALVDAINNATRYPSPTFQATFTKPSQDSLQLSLTGALRSKVDSNGVNIMVALYENGLVTDCPRGENKGRVLSNDYVVRKLEKLCTEKDISAKKTITGTVSFPLWGGFNSSKCGVAVFVQSPSHQIFGSQSFQLPDDI; translated from the exons ATGGCGCCTCGTCTCTGGACCTGTTTCGGAAACAAGGGCAGTCGAGACGGCGCAGAAGGAAGCATGGCGTATGATACAACAACGGAGGAGCCAGGACGCGCTGGACCAGTGGTGGTTGAGATGTTTTCGTCTCAAGGATGCGCGACATCTCCGGCGGCAGAGCTGGTTTTGTCGCGGTTGGGTAGAGGTGATTTTCAGCTTGGAATGCCGGTGGTTTTGTTGGCCTTTCACGTGGATTATTGGGATTATGTGGGTTGGAAGGATCCTTACGGGTCGAGTCAATGGACTGTTAGACAGAAAGCGTATGTGGAGGCGCTTGGGCTTGATACGTTGTTGACTCCTCAAGTTGTTGTTCAAGGTGTTGCTCATTGTGTTGGAAATGACGAGAATGCACTTGTTGATGCCATTAATAATGCCACTAGATACCCTTCTCCTACCTTCCAG GCAACTTTCACGAAACCTTCACAAGACTCTTTGCAACTGTCACTAACAGGAGCATTGAGGAGCAAAGTAGACAGTAATGGTGTGAATATAATGGTAGCCTTGTACGAAAACGGTTTAGTTACAGACTGTCCGAGAGGAGAGAACAAAGGTCGTGTTCTATCAAACGATTATGTCGTTAGAAAGCTCGAAAAGCTCTGCACTGAAAAAGACATATCTGCTAAGAAAACAATAACAGGAACTGTTAGCTTTCCATTGTGGGGAGGATTCAATAGCAGCAAATGTGGTGTAGCTGTATTTGTTCAAAGCCCTTCTCACCAAATTTTTGGTTCACAGAGTTTTCAGTTGCCGGATGATATATGA
- the LOC127075294 gene encoding diacylglycerol kinase 1 isoform X2: MGDGNSIRTLKDFSIPDYILLPGSECKGVTHLPACPVVVFINSKSGGQLGGELLVSYSSLLNKNQVYDLGLNAPDKVLHQLYANLEKLKHNGDNFAAEIQNRLRIIVAGGDGTASWLLGVVSDLQLPHPPPVATVPLGTGNNLPFAFGWGKKNPATDIQSVMSFLSNVKAAKEMKIDSWHIIMRMKAPKEGSCDPVAPLELPHAMHAFNRVSSIDKLNLEGYHTYRGGFWNYFSMGMDAQVSYAFHSERKLHPERFKNQLYNQSAYLKLGCTQGWFMSSLFQSSSRNIAQLTKVKIMKKGQWEDLHIPRSIRSIVCLNLPSFSGGLNPWGKPNRKKSIYRDLTLPFVDDGLFEVVGFRDAWHGLVLLAPNGHGTRLAQASRIRFEFHKAAADCTFMRIDGEPWKQPLPKDDATVVVEISHHGQVSMLATPLCRSKSMQDGDAPSSPSVEHDEDDSSDEELSESSEERRKFGAAETFKYSDGVDMSQIS, encoded by the exons ATGGGGGATGGAAATAGTATTAGAACCTTGAAGGATTTTTCCATTCCGGATTATATACTATTGCCTGGATCTGAGTGCAAAGGTGTTACTCATTTACCTGCATGTCCGGTGGTTGTTTTCATCAACTCAAAAAGTGGTGGTCAGCTTGGAGGGGAGCTTCTTGTTTCATATAGTTCACTTCTTAACAAAAATCAG GTTTATGATTTGGGGTTAAATGCTCCAGATAAGGTGCTGCACCAGCTATATGCGAATTTAGAAAAGCTAAAGCATAATGGAGATAATTTTGCTGCTGAAATTCAGAATAGGTTGAGAATAATT GTTGCAGGTGGAGATGGTACTGCTAGCTGGCTTCTCGGAGTGGTATCTGACCTTCAATTACCTCATCCACCACCAGTTGCAACGGTGCCACTCGGGACGGGAAATAATCTACCTTTTGCATTTGGATGG GGAAAGAAAAATCCTGCCACAGACATCCAATCAGTGATGTCATTTCTGAGTAATGTAAAAGCTGCAAAGGAAATGAAAATAGACAG CTGGCATATTATAATGAGAATGAAGGCTCCGAAAGAAGGATCATGTGACCCAGTTGCTCCGCTAGAGCTGCCTCATGCTATGCATGCATTTAATCGCGTCTCTTCAATTGATAAACTAAACTTA GAGGGTTACCACACTTACCGTGGGGGGTTTTGGAACTATTTTAGCATGG GAATGGATGCGCAAGTGTCATATGCATTTCATTCCGAGAGGAAGTTACATCCAGAAAGATTTAAAAACCAGCTATATAATCAG AGTGCTTATCTGAAGCTTGGATGTACTCAAGGCTGGTTCATGAGTTCTTTGTTTCAATCTTCTTCTCG AAACATTGCCCAGTTGACAAAGGTAAAGATAATGAAAAAAGGTCAATGGGAAGACCTTCACATACCTCGCAG CATAAGATCGATAGTTTGCCTCAACTTGCCCAGCTTTTCTGGTGGACTCAATCCTTGGGGAAAGCCAAATAGAAAAAAGTCAATTTAT AGGGACCTGACTCTTCCATTTGTTGATGATGGCCTATTTGAAGTAGTTGGATTTAGAGATGCTTGGCATGGTCTTGTTTTGCTTGCACCAAATGGTCACGGAACTCGTTTGGCACAG GCAAGCAGAATCCGTTTTGAATTTCATAAAGCTGCAGCTGACTGCACATTCATGAGAATCGACGGCGAACCATGGAAACAACCCCTCCCAAAGGATGACGCCACAGTTGTTGTTGAGATATCTCACCATGGTCAAGTCAGCATGCTTGCCACTCCATTATGTCGTTCTAAAAGTATGCAAGACGGTGATGCTCCTTCCTCGCCTTCTGTAGAACACGATGAAGATGATAGTAGTGACGAAGAATTAAGTGAAAGTAGCGAAGAACGTCGTAAGTTTGGTGCAGCCGAGACATTCAAGTATAGTGATGGAGTTGATATGTCTCAAATAAGTTAG
- the LOC127075294 gene encoding diacylglycerol kinase 1 isoform X1, translating to MRNRFSACWSRSMGDGNSIRTLKDFSIPDYILLPGSECKGVTHLPACPVVVFINSKSGGQLGGELLVSYSSLLNKNQVYDLGLNAPDKVLHQLYANLEKLKHNGDNFAAEIQNRLRIIVAGGDGTASWLLGVVSDLQLPHPPPVATVPLGTGNNLPFAFGWGKKNPATDIQSVMSFLSNVKAAKEMKIDSWHIIMRMKAPKEGSCDPVAPLELPHAMHAFNRVSSIDKLNLEGYHTYRGGFWNYFSMGMDAQVSYAFHSERKLHPERFKNQLYNQSAYLKLGCTQGWFMSSLFQSSSRNIAQLTKVKIMKKGQWEDLHIPRSIRSIVCLNLPSFSGGLNPWGKPNRKKSIYRDLTLPFVDDGLFEVVGFRDAWHGLVLLAPNGHGTRLAQASRIRFEFHKAAADCTFMRIDGEPWKQPLPKDDATVVVEISHHGQVSMLATPLCRSKSMQDGDAPSSPSVEHDEDDSSDEELSESSEERRKFGAAETFKYSDGVDMSQIS from the exons ATGCGTAACAGATTTTCAGCATG TTGGTCAAGATCAATGGGGGATGGAAATAGTATTAGAACCTTGAAGGATTTTTCCATTCCGGATTATATACTATTGCCTGGATCTGAGTGCAAAGGTGTTACTCATTTACCTGCATGTCCGGTGGTTGTTTTCATCAACTCAAAAAGTGGTGGTCAGCTTGGAGGGGAGCTTCTTGTTTCATATAGTTCACTTCTTAACAAAAATCAG GTTTATGATTTGGGGTTAAATGCTCCAGATAAGGTGCTGCACCAGCTATATGCGAATTTAGAAAAGCTAAAGCATAATGGAGATAATTTTGCTGCTGAAATTCAGAATAGGTTGAGAATAATT GTTGCAGGTGGAGATGGTACTGCTAGCTGGCTTCTCGGAGTGGTATCTGACCTTCAATTACCTCATCCACCACCAGTTGCAACGGTGCCACTCGGGACGGGAAATAATCTACCTTTTGCATTTGGATGG GGAAAGAAAAATCCTGCCACAGACATCCAATCAGTGATGTCATTTCTGAGTAATGTAAAAGCTGCAAAGGAAATGAAAATAGACAG CTGGCATATTATAATGAGAATGAAGGCTCCGAAAGAAGGATCATGTGACCCAGTTGCTCCGCTAGAGCTGCCTCATGCTATGCATGCATTTAATCGCGTCTCTTCAATTGATAAACTAAACTTA GAGGGTTACCACACTTACCGTGGGGGGTTTTGGAACTATTTTAGCATGG GAATGGATGCGCAAGTGTCATATGCATTTCATTCCGAGAGGAAGTTACATCCAGAAAGATTTAAAAACCAGCTATATAATCAG AGTGCTTATCTGAAGCTTGGATGTACTCAAGGCTGGTTCATGAGTTCTTTGTTTCAATCTTCTTCTCG AAACATTGCCCAGTTGACAAAGGTAAAGATAATGAAAAAAGGTCAATGGGAAGACCTTCACATACCTCGCAG CATAAGATCGATAGTTTGCCTCAACTTGCCCAGCTTTTCTGGTGGACTCAATCCTTGGGGAAAGCCAAATAGAAAAAAGTCAATTTAT AGGGACCTGACTCTTCCATTTGTTGATGATGGCCTATTTGAAGTAGTTGGATTTAGAGATGCTTGGCATGGTCTTGTTTTGCTTGCACCAAATGGTCACGGAACTCGTTTGGCACAG GCAAGCAGAATCCGTTTTGAATTTCATAAAGCTGCAGCTGACTGCACATTCATGAGAATCGACGGCGAACCATGGAAACAACCCCTCCCAAAGGATGACGCCACAGTTGTTGTTGAGATATCTCACCATGGTCAAGTCAGCATGCTTGCCACTCCATTATGTCGTTCTAAAAGTATGCAAGACGGTGATGCTCCTTCCTCGCCTTCTGTAGAACACGATGAAGATGATAGTAGTGACGAAGAATTAAGTGAAAGTAGCGAAGAACGTCGTAAGTTTGGTGCAGCCGAGACATTCAAGTATAGTGATGGAGTTGATATGTCTCAAATAAGTTAG